Below is a genomic region from Echinicola rosea.
CATTTTACTTTACTGGATATACCATCGACAAGGACGGAGCGGTACGGATTCCAAAACTTGGCAGGATCAAGATCGCAGGACTATCAGAAGAGGCTGCGCGTGCCAAGATCGAAAAAGAAATCAACGAGTATTTCAAAGATGAGGTTTATGTGAGGTTGAGAATAGGAGGGATACGTTTTACTACTATCGGGGAGTTCAACAGTTCTGGTACCAAGGTGATCTATAAAAACAGGGCGACTATTTTCGACGCAATTGCTTTGGCAGGCGAGAGCGATATATTGGCAAAGAAAAATGAACTGTTTCTGATTAGACAATACGATGGAGGTACCAAAATCCACCAGATCAACCTAAACGATCGGGCCTTGCTCGCCTCACCATATTATTTTATCCAGCCCAATGACATTCTTTACCTGCAGCCAATGTCCGTTAGACAGGTCGGAGATGCTAATAACCTTGCAACCACACTACAGCTGGCTATTGGATTGGTGACAGCAGTATTGTTCTTTGTTGCCCTTACAAAAAATTAATACATGAGAGATGCTTATGACATGCCGAAGTTTGAGGAAGACGATAGGCCGGTAGATATAAAGTACTATTTGCTAAAGTATTTTCGGTTTTGGCCCATATACTTGGTCAGTACAATGATAGCTTTGGCTGGTGTATTCATGTATCACCGGTACACGGTTGAGAGGTATGAAGTAAGGGGCAGCATGCTGATCAATGCTGCTCCAAGCCCTGAGGTGCGCATATTGGACCGGTCAAATATTTTTGAAAATCCGGGTACCCTGGAAAATGATATGTTGGTTTTTACATCCAAAAACCTTGCGGCAAAAGCACTTGAAAAAGTGCATTTCGATGTGAGTTATTTTGCTTATACCAATATAAAAGAGATAGAGCTGTACCAAAAATCTCCTGTCATGGTAAAGGTGGATTGGGACCATGTCCAGCAAGAGCATGGACTGATCGATTTGACCATGGTGAGTGAAGATGAATTTATACTGAGCACGGCGGATCATGGTCTTTTTAATTACTTTGTCACCAAAAAATCCATCCCAAAGGATGCCAATATCCTTGGTAAAACCTATCGATTTGGCGAGGTGATCGAATCTTCAAGGACCAAATTTGTCGTGGAGAAAGAAACGTCAATGGAGGTAGGGGAAAAACTTTCCTTTGTTATCAATAATCCTTCTTCTTTGGTGGATTATTACTCCAACGCCATTGCTGTGCGGCCCCAAAACAATTATGGTTCTGTCCTTCAGGTGACCCTACGCACTAAAGTCGTGGAAAAGGGCAGGGATTATATAAATGCTCTGATGAATGCCTACATGGAACATGACCTTGAAAAGAAAAACCAAATTGCAGAAAATACCCTTAAGTTTATTGAGGAGCAGATGTATGTGGTAGAAGATTCCCTGAACTTGGCAGAACGGAGAATGCTTGATTTTAAGGTGGATAACAAGATGCTGGATGTGAATTCTGAATATGGGGGAGTGCTAACCAAGATCCAAGCACTTGAAGAGCGACTTCAAGAAATGGATTTTGAACTGGAATATTATAAATCACTGGAATCATACCTCAGCGTAAGAAATGGAGATTTCAGCAAAACCGTGGCCCCTTCCATGATGGGAATCACCGATGCTACCCTGAACAACATGACCCAGCAGCTGATGACACTTTCCATGGAAAGAAAAAGTGTCCTTTCTATTGTGAATGAAAACCATCCAGATGTCAAAAAACTTGATGAACGAATAGGCCGATTAAGGGAAAACATCTTTGAAAATATCAAAAACCTGATCTCCAATACGGAAAAGAAAAAGCTGGAAGCCGAGAAAAAACTGGCAGCCTATGATCAGGAATTCTCAAAGATCCCTAAAGCTGAATCCAATTATGCCAATATCTACAGGGAGTTTAAGTTAAGGGAAAACCTCTATAATTACCTATTGGAAAAGCAGGCGGAAGTTGGAATAGCAAAAGCTTCCAATGTGTCCGATATTTCGGTGGTGGATTATGCTAAACGGGGAGACTTGATCTTTCCCAAAAAGCTCAATAATTACACGATGGCTATGGGAATGGGACTGTTATTGCCATTGGGACTTATATTGCTTTATGATTTTTTAAATGACAAAATCCTTGATCAAATTCAACTTAAAAATGCCATTAGAATGCCTTTACTGGGCACCATTGGCTATAGCGAAAAAAAGACAAATATGCTGGTGGCAGAGTATCCAAAGGCCATTGCTTCGGAATCCTTCCGGTCACTTCGATCAGCACTCTTTTACCTTGCCAGTGATAAGAAATGTAAAAGGGTTTTGGTCACGTCCAGCGTTTCGGGAGAAGGGAAAACATTTGTTAGTTTAAATCTGGCCGCAGCCATGGCCCTGAGTGGAAAAAAGACCTGTGTGCTCGGGATGGATCTCCGCAAACCGCGAATTGCGCAGTATGTAGGGATCAGTAATAAAAAAGGCCTTTCTTCCTATCTGGTGGGGAAATGCACAAGATCAGAAATTACCCATCAGACCGAACATGAAAATCTCTATTTTATACCATCCGGTCCCGTTCCTCCCAACCCTTCAGAGCTTCTGTTAAAACCAAAATTGAGTGAGCTGATGGCTTCGTTGGAAAAAGAATTTGATGTGGTGATCTTGGATACGCCTCCATTGGCGCTTGTGTCGGAGACGAAAGATTTATTGCGGTTTTCGGATGTGAATTTATATATCGTCAGGCAGGATTACACTCGGAAGAAGTACCTGCTCATGATCAATGATCTTTTTGACAATGAGCAGGTCGATCATTTTTATGGCGTATTCAATGCCGTGAAGGCAGATGGAAATGATTTTGGTGGGTATAACTATGGCTATGGCTATAATTATTCGTTTATTAAAAAAGGGCACTATTCGGGATACTATGAAGAACCCGGTTCCTTGTCAAAGGGCTGGTTTGGTCGAATGTTGGATCGTTTTAGAGGTTGAGAAAGTTAGGTGTTCAGGATTTCTTGGATAGCACTGGCCTTGAGTATGCATTCATCATATTCGTATGCTGGATCTGCATCATACGTGATGGCGCTACCAGCAGCAAAAAAGAGATGTTTGGCCTTGGTGTCGATGATGATGCTCCTGATGATGACGCTAAAATCAAAATTTCCCGTTTCGTCTATGTATCCCAGTGCTCCAGAAAACCATCCCCTTCTGAAGTTTTCGTATTGTTCGATCAGTTCCATGCATTTTATTTTAGGTGCACCCGTCATGCTTCCCATCGGAAATGTAGCAGCAATGATCTCCGCAAAGGAAAGGTTGGGGCGAAGGGTAGCCGAGATGGTAGAGATCATTTGATAGACTTGGCGGAATGGGTAAATGCCAAAAAGCTCATCTACCTTTACTGTTCCCGTTTGTGAAATCCGCGCCAAATCATTTCGCATGAGGTCCACGATCATCAGGTTTTCAGACTGTTCTTTCTCACTTTGACGCAATGTTTCCTTGAGTTGTTGGTCTTCATCAGTGGTTTTGCCTCTTCGGATAGTTCCTTTGATGGGTTGTGCAATAAGCTTGCTTCCCTGTTTTTTGATAAACCTTTCTGGGCTTGCCCCCACTATACATTGATCTTTGCATTTGAAGAAACTGGCGAAAGGCATTGGCGATTTTTCCTGTAATTCGAAGAACAGCTGGACAGGGCTTATCGATTGTATCGCTGCTTCGAAAGCGATGCAGTAATTTAGCTCATAAATGTCTCCTTCACGGATGTGGTTCTGGATGTTCCTTACATGTTGGATATACTGGTCTTTG
It encodes:
- a CDS encoding polysaccharide biosynthesis/export family protein; translation: MNKLLFAIPIALLMISCISNKRLNYLQNLPENDPIDLDEFIPYAEVDYEYILQPFDIVDIDFASSDEELTKVFEYQGARNARGSGGGNNGGDPFYFTGYTIDKDGAVRIPKLGRIKIAGLSEEAARAKIEKEINEYFKDEVYVRLRIGGIRFTTIGEFNSSGTKVIYKNRATIFDAIALAGESDILAKKNELFLIRQYDGGTKIHQINLNDRALLASPYYFIQPNDILYLQPMSVRQVGDANNLATTLQLAIGLVTAVLFFVALTKN
- a CDS encoding polysaccharide biosynthesis tyrosine autokinase — translated: MRDAYDMPKFEEDDRPVDIKYYLLKYFRFWPIYLVSTMIALAGVFMYHRYTVERYEVRGSMLINAAPSPEVRILDRSNIFENPGTLENDMLVFTSKNLAAKALEKVHFDVSYFAYTNIKEIELYQKSPVMVKVDWDHVQQEHGLIDLTMVSEDEFILSTADHGLFNYFVTKKSIPKDANILGKTYRFGEVIESSRTKFVVEKETSMEVGEKLSFVINNPSSLVDYYSNAIAVRPQNNYGSVLQVTLRTKVVEKGRDYINALMNAYMEHDLEKKNQIAENTLKFIEEQMYVVEDSLNLAERRMLDFKVDNKMLDVNSEYGGVLTKIQALEERLQEMDFELEYYKSLESYLSVRNGDFSKTVAPSMMGITDATLNNMTQQLMTLSMERKSVLSIVNENHPDVKKLDERIGRLRENIFENIKNLISNTEKKKLEAEKKLAAYDQEFSKIPKAESNYANIYREFKLRENLYNYLLEKQAEVGIAKASNVSDISVVDYAKRGDLIFPKKLNNYTMAMGMGLLLPLGLILLYDFLNDKILDQIQLKNAIRMPLLGTIGYSEKKTNMLVAEYPKAIASESFRSLRSALFYLASDKKCKRVLVTSSVSGEGKTFVSLNLAAAMALSGKKTCVLGMDLRKPRIAQYVGISNKKGLSSYLVGKCTRSEITHQTEHENLYFIPSGPVPPNPSELLLKPKLSELMASLEKEFDVVILDTPPLALVSETKDLLRFSDVNLYIVRQDYTRKKYLLMINDLFDNEQVDHFYGVFNAVKADGNDFGGYNYGYGYNYSFIKKGHYSGYYEEPGSLSKGWFGRMLDRFRG
- a CDS encoding anthranilate synthase component I family protein — its product is MMDTLTREFPLKKNWIEKALHWVTEHFDYTSYHHPNDIAYPVQGFPHVLYAGQETIPWNVLESHVGPKAGILSYDLKNKFERLKSQNPSLVNCPETCFFLPQLTILFHQETLEIKHTEPEKIFMEIDNIQPKTVSKSISPIVVKTSKDQYIQHVRNIQNHIREGDIYELNYCIAFEAAIQSISPVQLFFELQEKSPMPFASFFKCKDQCIVGASPERFIKKQGSKLIAQPIKGTIRRGKTTDEDQQLKETLRQSEKEQSENLMIVDLMRNDLARISQTGTVKVDELFGIYPFRQVYQMISTISATLRPNLSFAEIIAATFPMGSMTGAPKIKCMELIEQYENFRRGWFSGALGYIDETGNFDFSVIIRSIIIDTKAKHLFFAAGSAITYDADPAYEYDECILKASAIQEILNT